TCAACGTTATTTGGACCAAAGATTTGCTCAGTTGAACATTTCTGTCAAGTTGGAATTATGGCAGGAATCATTCAGATCTGTCGATGATGTTCACAGCTTGATTATTTCATCGAAGAAGTCTCCTAAGGCAGTTATGATGGCCAACTACTACGAGAACTTGGCCAGAATATTTGCTGTTTCTGGAAATTCTTTGTTCCATGCTGCTGCTTGgaacaagtttttcaacttaTACTCTCAGTCCCCAAATGCtactgatgaagaattgaaccACTATGCTTCAATCTTGGTTTTGTCTACTTTGGCTATTCCACAGAAGTCTTTGAACAGTAACGAAActattgttgatgaccaAAAGTCGAAGAACAGCAAGTTGtcttccttgttgaacttgtctCAAGTTCCAACCAGAGAAAGTTTGGTCAACTCGATTGTTAGTAGAAACATCTTGGCTTTTGTTGATCCtgtgatcaagaagttgttcaaggtttTAGAAGAAAGCGAATTCCATCCTTTGActatcaaagaaaaggtcTCGGAAGTATTTAAAGTCATCGAAGAAGACAAGGACTACAAACAATACATTCCTACTTTGAGTGAAGTGATTTTGATTAAGTTGTACCAACAAGTCAGTCAAGTTTACGACAGCATCAAATTGGACTATTTGATCTCTTTGGGTATTTTTGAAAATACAGAATTCCAAttgacttctttggaagttgaaggtttaCTTGTCAATGCTGTTAAGGAAGGCTATTTATCCTTAACCATTGACCATGAATCTAATGTtgtttccttcaagtctgaTCCATTTGAAGAATCCTTGAATGATTCTTTGACCTACAAATTGCAAGCTTCTCCAGCCGAATTAATCAGAACTCAATTGAGTAAATTGGCATTcaccttggccaactctGTTAAAATTGTGGATCCTGAATACGAAGCTAAAGTCCAGAAGGCTAGGGAACTCAGCTTACAAGTGGCTATCAAGAATCTTGTCgatgaacaacaagaaatcgCTAACCGTGCGGTTATCATGGATGAACGTAAACAGGTTCAAGAcgtgttgaagagaaaacaagaagaaattgccTCCAGggaaagacaagaaaggTTGGCCACTGAGCAGAAGGctgaacaagaaagatTGGCGGCTGAGCAAGAAAGAAAGAGTCTCGATAGAttagaaagagaaaagCAGTTgattcaacaacaagagaagaagaaaattgctgaagaaatcaatgcTAAGGGTATTATTAAGATTGATATGAACAAattggatgagttggataCCGATAAGTTACGTCAAATGCAAATTGAAcagttgaacaaggacaagaaggacttggaagaaaagatgaAGGTATTGTCCAAGAAGGTTGATCACACTGAAAGAGCTTTCAGACGTTACGAATTGCAATATATTCAGAAAGAAGCTGATTCCCAAAGAGATTTGGACTTGCAAGCTTATGAACAACTCAAACAAGCCAAGATTGCTAAGGCTAAAAGTGAGCACGAAAAGGCTTTGGAACTCAAGAACAGATTCTCTCGTATTCTCCCAGACTATGGTCATTACAAGACCATTATTGACTCTAAGAACAGGGAATCTTTAGCAAGAGCTAGGAAGGAAGCCCAAAAACATTTAGAAGCTGCCAAAAGAGAGAGATTAGAACAAGTTAAACATCAACGtattgaagagttgagtATGATCAAGgaacaagaaagagaagaagctgaagctAGACAACGTAAAGtgaagcaagaagaagaaatggcTAGATTGAAGGAAGAGTTGAGAATCCAAAGAGAAAAGGATGCTGAGGTTGCTAAGAGAAGACACGAGATGGAAGCTGAAATGGCAGCCAGAACCCAAGCTGGAACAGGCTCAACCCCTGCTTCTCCAGCTCCTTCTGCGTCTCCAGTTTATTCTGTTCCTCGTGCATCTCCTGGTCCTTTTGTCTCTAGGGCCTCCCCTGCTCAAGCATCTCCTGCTTCATCTCCTGCTCCACAATCTGATAAACCTCTTACCTATGCTGAAAGAATGAAGTTGAGAAGAATGAACGGTGGTAGATAAATGTTAATTATAGCTAATATGTAATATATTATTACCCATTGCAATTCATGGTACAGTACCGTTGAAAATCAAATTTGTACGGACGGTGCGACCGTTTTTTTTTAACCTTTAGTAACTCATCATGAGCAAAAGCATTACCATCATCGGCTCGTTGAACTATGACCTTGTAACGTACACAGACAAGGTTCCTGAAGGAGGTGAGACAATGCAGGCCAATTCTTTTGAAAATCACTTGGGTGGAAAGGGGTTGAATGAAGCAATTGCGGTTGCAAGATTATCATCCAAACAATCTACCATTCCTGTTAGAATGATAGGTAACATTGGAAATGATACATTCGGtaaagaattgaaacaaGCTTTGGTTGAGGCAGGTGTTGACACCCAATTCATCAAAACCATCGACGGGGTCTCGTCTGGGGTAGCAACTATTTTGGTTGAGTCTCAATCTGGAGAAAACCGTATTTTAATTACACCAGGTGCTAACGGGGAATTGAAGCCTAGTTACGAAAACTACGAGACTTACTTCCCGAACAAAAACCAAGAAGGTTTCGTCATTTTGCAAAACGAATACCCCAATACTGCCGAATCAATTGAATGGATTAAGACACATCGGTCAAAATTGAACATTGCATGGAACCCTTCACCATTCAAGCCAGACTTGATTAAGAGTGAAATCTTATCAAGAATCGATATGTTGATTGTCAACGAAGGTGAAGCTTTGGATGTAGCCAAACATCTTTTATCGTCTGAGGAGATTGTGGCATTTGATGAGAGTATTAAACAAGATAAAGTGAAAGGCTTTGGAGAGTTGGCTAgcaaattgaccaaattgatcaacCCGGCTAATATAAATCTTGTTATTATTACAATGGGAGGCCAAGGATCGCTTTTCTCCACTAAAAATGAAGAACCAACTTTTGAAAAGTCCGTCAAAGTAACTTCTGTGGTCGATACTACCGGAGCGGGTGATAccttttttggtggagtAGTAGTGAAGCTTGCATCTGGATTTTCCACTAGGGATGCAGTCAagtttgcaaccaaagCAAGTGGTATTGTGATCCAGAAAAAAGGTGCTGTTGAGAGTATTCCATTATTGGAGGACATAAACTAAGTTCATAATATGTAATTTTATTCTAAAACCAATAAATACTATACATTAGAGACATAGACTAGAGTCCATTAACTGATATGTCTGTATAAGAATGACTTTTGTATGATTATGCCTTTCTAGACCGAACCTTAGATTCTGGTACTGGAGTGGCGTCTCTAGCACTAGTGTGGACATATTCGTTGACTTGAGCAGCAACACCGCCGCTAACAGACTTGACTCTCTTGGATCTTCTGGtagtcttcttcttgtaaaCATCGATGTAGAAAGAGATGAACAAAACCAAGTACGAGGACAAAATACCACAACCCATGTAAGCAGCAGACATTTCACCCGTACAAGAACCACAGTATGGTAAAGAGCCACCCAaaaattcatcaacaatcttGTTATAAGTAGCAAAGTACACAAAtcccaagtccaagatgaattgaagaatctgGAATCTGGTGACCCATTCTTTCCACCAAACTCTAATACCTCTGGCTGCCAAAAAGTAGTAAAAGTACATCACCACGTGAACCCACAAGTTAAGAGTAATAGGAACCCAAGAAATGGCGGTCTTACCAGTTAATTGGGTGTAACACAACAAAGCAGTGGCACCATGGTGATAGGTGTGCAAGAATGTTAATCTCTTTTGCTtaatcaccaaaaacaaggtatcaacaaactccacaaacttgaaaatatAGTTGAAATAATACAACACTTCTAATTCCTGAGTCCAAGCCTTCGCACTACAGATAGCATAGTACAAACCTTCATAGTAGATCATGGGGAAGATCTGTTctaccatcaacaccaaaaggGTCAGGGAGGCTGTAGTCAAAATCACATTGTGCACTTGAAATGGCCCGTTGAGTACAAATGGGGTGATTTTaaattttttgaagatgaagtcTCCTCCGAAAATAACCAAGTAGTAAGTGGCAATGGCAGCAAGTACAGGCTTGCCCGTGGAGAGTGGAACTTCGCCTGCGATGAACTCAAACTTGGATGGTACCAATTCTCCACCAGTGATCTTGCTCACAAGCCAGTCAAAGTAGGGAAACAACTTGACACCAAAAGGGGTGTCTGGGGTTGGGAAAGGAAACGAGTACGACATCCTTAAGTTTGAGATTATAATTTGCTGTGCTGTGATTTCTTAACAAactttcaaaaaaaaatattatTCACAAGCAAAACGAATTGTTTATaagagtttttgttggtcaGAAAACGCGTTTTTTCCAACTGAGGAGATGCGATGAGCGAAAGCGTATATGTTGAAGACAAAGCAGTTATGAGTGATGACAATAGCGACTATTCCACTACCGGCACTTCGAGCTCTGGTAGTGAATCGGATGAACCCGTGCAATTGCTCCAGAAGCCTGTATTCATCAAGaaatccaaatcatcaGATGCCAGTGCTTCCGAGGCTGTCGCAGTCGCCAATAATACTAAACACAAAGTCGTCACAAATTTGGAAAACGCCAACGAAAACATAAAATCGCTGCAGTTGGGCGTGGAATTCAATGGCGTTAGTGACGTGGATGGGCTCGACCCGGAAAAGGACTATAATGAGTGGAAACAAAGAGAATACGTTCGTTATATTCGAGACCGGAGCGAGATGATTGAATTAGAGGAGATTAAAGCTGATTTGATCAGACGAAACCAAATGTccgaagaagagttggtcAATATATTTGAAGAGCGTCAAAGGGCCAAGCCCCCGAATACTACCGGGGCTTCTTCGCGTATTGGTGTGTTTTATAATGATGACAGTCTCGTCCAGAAACTTAGTGAACGAAACTACAACGAGAAGCATATTGACCACTCGCGGCCcacaaagttcaagtcgtcTTAGCCTGGAGCTTCTACAAATAGGATTTTGAGGTCATTTTTATGGGAACAAGTCGGATTTTTATAGACTTTCTAATGATGCACGAATTACATTAATGGCTGCAACCAGTTTGAGTCGCACATAGTCATTTTTTCAACGACAAACCATGTCTTTGATTCCACTTCCACCGTCTCTAATaccttttcttcaccaattctTGCCTACACCTGGGAGCAAGACGTTTGTGACACTCACATATGCTCAGTCTCTTGACTCCCGCATCGCTGCCCGTCCCGGAgttcaaacaaaaatatcCCATCTTGAAACTAAAACCATGACCCACTATTTGAGATCAGAGCACGATGCCATTTTGGTGGGCATTGGAACGGTTCTCGCGGACAACCCTAAACTCAATTGCCGTTATAATGGCGGGAACAGTCCAATACCCGTGGTGATTGACCCATTGTGCCAATGGGAATATGCTAAGTCTCAGCTTCATCAGATTTGTGAAAGTGGACAAGGAAGGGCACCAATTATCATCATAGATGACAAGTCAATGCCTTCTCAAGACAATGAGAGGATATTGGGCCTACAAGGTGGGAGATACTTGAAGCTACCGTTGCTTTCAAACCGAACAAATAACTGGAGCATTATTCTCGATGTGCTTTATGAACTTGGCATTAAATCGGTGATGGTTGAGGGAGGagccaaaatcatcaacgaaCTATTGGCATACAAAGAACCCATAATAGACAGTTTAATCATCACGATAGGGCCTGTTTTTCTTGGAAATGAAGGGGTGGAGGTGAGTCCTCTGCGCCATGTTGACTTGTCTAACGTTAAATGGTGGTCAGGAATCCAGGATAGTATAATGTGTGCTCTGGTTGAACATTAAAACCTATATTACAAATCTATTTATGACAATTATAAATACTTTTTTTTGATAAACTTGATTGTCAATTATAAGCAAATTCTGTAAGAAGCATACCGACCTGAGGTTTCAGATCTTCTGATAATCTTAACAACTTCACCCcttttcaaacccaaaTATCTGGCCACTGGGTCTTCTCTTTGGATTCTTGGTAACTGCGATTCCTTTAATCTGTATCTATCCaacaattccttcttttctcctttcgacaacttgatgtgTTTTGGAACCAACTCATGGTGGGTGATGTTAACTACCAAGTCACTTTCCTGGAAGGTTTCAATCAGGGCTGGTGCAACTGTTGGAATTAATTTATTTGCACTTGGGGTTATGGAGGACTGGTAAATGAAAATACCAGTGGAAAAGTTCCTTTCACTGATATGAATACAGAAGTTTCTCATTGTTTTAATTCCTACTGAATCTTCGTCACAGAACTCAACCCATAAGGTCCCAAGCTCAGGGAATTTTTCCAAGGATTCTGCCGTTGGGTTGGCTTGAAAACACATCAATTTTCTTTGTGGCATGTTCATACTGTCACATATTTTTTGTCTGAATTCATCCAAGCTCATATCGAGCTCCTCTTGAGAGATGTAATAGCCCTAAAATTACTGTTAGTTATTGATTTCCTCAAAACTttggttcaagatctcTAAGCGGTTTCTTGCTTGTTTATCAACATACCCTATCTCTGACCATCTCCTTCACGGTCTTGAACGTTCTCCACAAACGGGACATGCTTCTGTCTGCTTCATCCATTTTGACTTATGCTATCTTTAATGCTATTGTATATCCCAGTGCTTGAGTGGTTCACACCTATGAAATATTTTTCACTCtctcatcaactttttTGCGAGTGCGAGTGTTTTGTGTAGCGCCACGACTCTTGATACTAATGATTTTGCAGTAATTGATTTCTATTTATCTAGATTAAAGGGAATTTCTTCTAAATAAGCCGGGTCTttcagatgatgatgttcCCGAATGTTTGATTCTCCCAACAATTTTGGGCAACTTTCCTTCATTTTCCCATTGGGTGAGAATTTCTTCAGCATAATCCAATCCCACTTTGTAGATTACCTCGAACTTACCAAAATCCAAGGTTCCAAACTCTTCGATTGGAGGCCTCATGTAGTAAACACCAGGGGTTCGTTTAGCAATCTCGAGAGCATTCACACTGGCAACATAGGCTAACCTAGATTGGATATCCATCATATTTGGCACATTTGGATGCTTAGAAAATGGATTCCACCGATTAAACACAACCCAAATTCCAGAAAGAGTGTCCCCATAGTTCATGGGACTCCTGTCATCCACTGAACCTACATCCACTGCCATAATGTACTTTGCAcctcttcttttcatctctAATACGGGTAAATTGTCCAAGTATCCTCCATCCAAAAGCATGCAACCATTGTATGCTATTGGAGGTAAGAGACCGGCTAACGACATGGAAGCTCTAATAAATCGCCACATAATTCCATACTCATGAATGTCCATTGTGGAATTGGTAATATTGGTAGAATTACAATAGAACTTGATCCAACTATCTTCCAACTCTGAAAATCCAAGCACTTTCCATATTCCTCTGTTAAATTCATAACCAGACAAGTATGAAGTCACCGGCAATGTCAAATCAAATAATGACAACCAGTAAGAAGAAACTCGTTTAGCAAACTTCTTCACTTTACCATAGATAGAAACCGAGTTGTACTCAAGGCCATATAAGCCTCCAACAAAGGATCCAATCGATGTTCCGCCAATTATATCAACAGGAATTCCATGTCTTTCCAATGCTGTCACTACTCCAAGGTGGGAGATTCCTCTAGCTCCACCTCCTCCTAATACAAGGCCTATCGCCTCGTTGGAAAGAATTCTTGCTAGTCTCAAAAAATCATTCTTGTATGGCTCTACTGCAGTTGAAGCCTTCTCGGTTTTGTTCAACCGGGAATTGCGAGAGAGCCTTGATCTAACAATCTCGAACCTCTGTTTGATGTTTTGGTTAGTCCTTTCGGAAATCTTCAAAGCAATGTCTTCAATTAtggatttcttcttcaacggCTCATTTCCTATACTATTGGCAATAGTCATCTGAATGTGGTGATGACCCTGCACCCAGTTTCTATCtttcaaccaaattgaGGTGGAACCGTATGGAACAAATTTTTCAGGATGGAGTAGACATAAGTCGGTTCTTGCAGTAGTTCTgtacttgatcaacaacttctcaaaTTCTCCCACACTAACTGCAACATCGTAATCTTGTGCGTTTGCAAGTAATAAGATACAGTCACCTTGGCTGATACATGTTGaagtccaacttgatctaACGGTACTATCACAAATATAAACAATAGTTTCGTATTCCTCTTCTAATGTTGCAAAAAATCCTGACAATTTCAACTGGGATAAGCTATCATCAAATGCATGTCTCCCTAAGTGGGTTAAAATAGTAGATTGATCTAATGCAATAACTTTTCTTCCGATAATTTCTAAGgaattgaccaacttggtAGCAAATTCTCTCACTGGTAAGCCATTCACCGTTGGCAACACTGTAATGGTTTTGTAGTTTCCAGAAATATGTGACAGGGGAGATTGGAAAGGAGTTGAGCtatttgtttgtggtaCTGTTATAGTGCTGCTCAAACTGTTCTTAATTCTCAAATCATTTTGAGCAGATGCAACTTTTGCAGCAACAATTCTTGAAACTTTCACCATAATTGAAGGGTTCTGCGACGAAAGAATTTCAAATAACGTTCTGGGGATCCTTGCCGTTTCAGAATCTCTAACAGCAATCAAAGAGGTAGCTCGTCTTGATGCAGTCAATACTTCAACTTCCCCTATTGATTCTCCGTGGCCGTATTCCCCAAGGACGTTAaattcatcaccaattttcCCATTTCCGTCCAACATGTCTTTAGTAGAATTTTGACTCTTACTCTGCACCACACGGAACCTTCCACTCAATATAATATGAAAGCCATTCGCTTGATCTCCCTCAGCTGCCAATACATCACCAGCTTGGATATGACACCACTCCAAAGCAAAATCGATAGTAAGGATTTCCTTTGAAAGTAAACTCTTGTACCGACATGCCAATGGcaattgaagttggtaGTACTTGTCCATGAGTCTTGCCCAATCATATTTATGTATACAAGCTAGAATCACACCCTTTGACGAAGCTTTCAAGGTGGTCAAGGCCTTGATCCCCAATATACTTGACAAGTATCCCCCGAGTCCACCTTGAGGAATGGAACCTCTTTTCACTGTCACAATTTTATTATCTCTACCACTAGCTTTGTTACATTCGACATCTAAAGATCCATCAATGACATAATATAGCCctgagttgaaggagtttTGCTCGATGACTATCTTGCCAGGCTCAAAAtacttgattttcaagttcttagCAAAATCATCCTTAACACTGTCGAAATCAAATCCAGAGCCATTGCTGATAGACACAGCTTTAGGTCTTTGAATACCTTCTAAAAGGCTATCAACTCCCTTTGATTCAGTTCCATTCAAACTGTTGTTGTATTGTGCCAACTGCGACTGGTTTATTGTACTGTAGATCTTGGGACTGGCAGCTCTGctattggtggtggatggaACACTAGAAAAGGAATCATACCTATTCCTGCTGGCATAATCATCATAAactttgtttttgttgaatgGGTTAATTAAGAAGCCACTTGGATCAGTACTACTAGCTAAATTGCTTAAACCCGACATGGAGGGGGAGGAGGACAAAGATCCCAATCGACTAGCAATGGGAATCAGCTCGGTTCTCTTGAGAAATGGAGAGTTCCCATCAATTCCCAACAACTTAAACATATTTTCAACGACAGCGATTCTGGTGGAAGTCTCTTCTGTTTCCTCAATGTCATTTGAGAATGTTGTTTCCGTTGAAGAAAGGCTAGAAAACTTACCAGAAGTATCTTTGAAACGCAGATTATAgtcatccaagttgaataCCGACTTCCTGGATATTGGTACTGAGGACAATAGATCACCCGGATGACTGGGCTTAGCTACCGAACTTAAGGATACCAATCTGGAACTCGATTGTCTATTGAAGGTTCTAAGATCAATGGCAGTCTTTTTCTTGGTTAGCTTTTCCatagaagatgatgatgattgCTTATGTTCATTCAAAGATCCTCTTCGGTTGGAATActtttcaaccaaagtGTTTTTCAAGTAGTCTGGTAAGGAGGAATCGATAGAAGAATTCAACTTCACTTCGCTGTCAATAATCTCATCAGAAAGTCCTAGGTAATTGTGAATAGTATTCATAGTTACCTTGAAGAGTCTGTTCTTTACCATTGTGACAATATGGGCAGTAGCCTTTGGATACTTGAAGTGAATTCTCTGGAATGCCAGCGCTGGAATGATTGCAATTGTTGCACCtctcttgttctttttcaGAGACTTGGGTCTAACAATAATATCTGGGTATGAGTGTTCAAAGTATGAGTGTTCGGGCTTCCCATTTGCTTTTGGACTGTTTTGATTGCCCGAGAGATTGAGATCCaaagaggatgaagatgaaatggAGTCGGTAATGGCGGGTTCACCGTCAAGCCATTGAGTTACagaagacttgaacaagtctAAAGTACTATTTAAGGTCGACAATGGTACTCCACTTTTTATCTCATTTAGTAGCTGGTACCGCTGATTGCCCATGATCAAGATCTCTGGGGTATCGTTATCcaaatctttcaaattctGGAAGTCTGAGTCGTTTTTCTCGTTCATCTTAATGAAGATCTGAACGCTTCCGTCAACCACAATCAGAAACCCCAACTTTTCGTCTAAGTACAACAATTCGTCCCAGCTGAGTTTCTGGGTCGTCATgttcttggtcaactcgTGGAAAACGGGTCTTTCAAGGTATCCAAAAATCTTGATGGCACTGAGGAATTCATCTAAATAATTTGAAttggtcttcaagttcttccttttcttcttgttgatcgAATCAACAATCTCATCTTTCTTGACATCCTTACTGATGAGCTGGGGCTCGGGATTCTTGGTGAACCTCGTTAGGTATTTGTATCTGATTAAAAATGCTGAAGTGATGGCAATGAATAGTATCGAAACCAATATGGATCGCAAGGACAAAGTCACCTGGAAGCTAGTGGAGAACAATGCGCCTAAAGACGTATACGACATGACTGGGAGGAATGCTACTGAATGGGCCTATATTAGTAGATGAATGATTAATCGATTATCACAGATTGGCTAACAATATTTGCTCGCAATTCCGGGGAAAGTGATGGGGAGCCCTGGATTGCAATGATATGTGAAACACCCAAAAGGTAGAGTTAAAAAGACAATTAACAATATTTCAACTACAAAAAGATAATATACCTAGTAGATAGGAATGGGGGTTCCAACTTTGAACTACTGGTAACTTTCTTATAATACGAATAATTGATGATTGCCCACTTCCTGAGAAGCCGGCTCGAAAGCTGCGAAAAATCACAGTGCACATGGGCGAAGTATATAATTTATACTACATAGCAGCATTAAGGATCATAAGGCAAACAGTTGAAACGGTTCAAGATTCTCTCAATCCCATCCATACCCAATTCCAAATAATGGAGCTCAGGACCATAACTGATTCTCACGTAATTGTACCAGATAACATCTTCCAAGTGAGATAAATTCTGGGGATTaatcaaaaagaagaaaccggGCACAACAATGACCTTTTCATGCAAACACTCGTGGAAAAACCCAAGACAGTTGGACAACTTATGAGGTAAGTGggacaagttcaaccacaaatagAAAGTTGAGTTGGGAGTGTTTGTttcgttgatgttgaaacccATTTTCTTGAGTCTAGCCAATACATAGTCCCTCTTCATTTTGAAATGGATCTGCAAGGCCTTCATTTCGTTCCTTACCTTCAATGGCTCCAACATTTCGATGGCAGCGTACTGGAAAGGACTGTTTGAACCTCCATCCAAATATGATCCTGCTGAACTTAAAGCATTTATGTAGTCCTCAGGACCAAGaatccaacaagttctcCACCCGGGCAATCTAAAGGCTTTCGTAAGACcgttcaaaatcaaaactGGGTCCTTGTTGACATCCTCAATGAACTCAGCAGAACTAATTGATGACCCGGTACAGCCATCATCATAATAATAGTGGGAATAAAACTCATCCATGATCAACAAGCACTTTTCCCTGCACATCTTGTGCAACTGGTGAAGCTGGTGTTTAGTCAAGCACCTGCCCGTTGGGTTTCTGGGATTGGAGGTCAACAAAGCACTAACCCCCCGCTTCAACTcattcttgatcaagttcaagtgGAAGTTGTAATTGTCCTGTTCGTTCAATGGCACTGGAATAGGACTaaaattcttgaacaacgaCAACATCTCCGCGTACGCAGTATAGTCAGGTAAGAAAAACGAGAGATAGCAATCCTTGATGATGGAGGCAATTCTTGTGAGTCCGGCTCTTCCCCCTGGAACAATACACACGTTCTTCCATGTGTATTTGGACTGTTTGGTGAGACGGTAAGTCTCGTTGTAATAATGGGCCACCGCCTCTCTCAACGGTTTTATACCGGCAGTTGGAGCATACTCCTTGGACTTGTCGGGGATTGGGATGGAAGTAGGCCTCTTGAATGAGCCGGGAATGGTGTCACCGTGCTCAGGGGCACCTTGGCCCAAGTTGGCCCATTTTTTATCTTCCTCGTCGGTCTGACCAAACCCATATTCATTGGCCCTCTCAGTAACCCAAAGAACCCCCGTCGACGACTGCTGCGAGTTCATTGCCGGTTTATGAATAtcttcattgaacttgggtTTTGGCAATGGCACCGGTGACGATTCTCTTCCAGCACTTAGTTTTTGGTAGAGCTTATCCTTCATGGACTCTCTGGGATTTCTGGCGGTGGGAAGAGAGATATTTTCATTGTTTTGAAGCAAATCAATTaatgaggaagaagaccGTTTCAAGGCTTCAGGGAGGGTTGACTCCAATCTCTCGAACTCAGATACATCATCGTCCTCACTCATGGGGTAAGACATGGTTGATGAGTGAAAATGCGATTTGGTCGTGTGTGGCCGCCAAAATAATAAACCTGTGCGTAGCGGAAGAGGGTTGCTCCATTTTACCATTCTGGCACGAGAGGGGCCAGCCACGGGACGAGCGGCACCGAGCTAGTGGTGTCAGCGGTGCCAATGGCAATACACTCAGCTTCTCGAAGTCTCAGGTTATCCATCAACTCCTGAACCGTAAACCATTGTTTTTATCTATCATATCTGTAGCCAATGAAGCACACCCATTACCAACTACCTCTGTCCAGCAAATCGTCGTCTCGCAAATTATGCATCTGTGCGCAAAGCATCCAATCACTGTAGAAAACAAACATAAGTGGCATTTTTCGCAGTTGACTGCAAAATGTTCGGCCTCCGAAACTCGGCTCACACAATGATTCAAACCCCATGGA
Above is a window of Yamadazyma tenuis chromosome 1, complete sequence DNA encoding:
- the RPB5 gene encoding DNA-directed RNA polymerases II 24 kDa polypeptide (RNA polymerase II subunit 5) (EggNog:ENOG503NVDE; BUSCO:EOG09264904; COG:K) encodes the protein MDEADRSMSRLWRTFKTVKEMVRDRGYYISQEELDMSLDEFRQKICDSMNMPQRKLMCFQANPTAESLEKFPELGTLWVEFCDEDSVGIKTMRNFCIHISERNFSTGIFIYQSSITPSANKLIPTVAPASIETFQESDLVVNITHHELVPKHIKLSKGEKKELLDRYRLKESQLPRIQREDPVARYLGLKRGEVVKIIRRSETSGRYASYRICL
- the NTE1 gene encoding phosphatidylcholine and lysophosphatidylcholine phospholipase (EggNog:ENOG503NU33; BUSCO:EOG092603EH; COG:I) — encoded protein: MSYTSLGALFSTSFQVTLSLRSILVSILFIAITSAFLIRYKYLTRFTKNPEPQLISKDVKKDEIVDSINKKKRKNLKTNSNYLDEFLSAIKIFGYLERPVFHELTKNMTTQKLSWDELLYLDEKLGFSIVVDGSVQIFIKMNEKNDSDFQNLKDLDNDTPEILIMGNQRYQLLNEIKSGVPLSTLNSTLDLFKSSVTQWLDGEPAITDSISSSSSLDLNLSGNQNSPKANGKPEHSYFEHSYPDIIVRPKSSKKNKRGATIAIIPASAFQRIHFKYPKATAHIVTMVKNRLFKVTMNTIHNYLGLSDEIIDSEVKLNSSIDSSLPDYLKNTLVEKYSNRRGSLNEHKQSSSSSMEKLTKKKTAIDLRTFNRQSSSRLVSLSSVAKPSHPGDLLSSVPISRKSVFNLDDYNSRFKDTSGKFSSLSSTETTFSNDIEETEETSTRIAVVENMFKLLGIDGNSPFLKRTESIPIASRLGSLSSSPSMSGLSNLASSTDPSGFLINPFNKNKVYDDYASRNRYDSFSSVPSTTNSRAASPKIYSTINQSQLAQYNNSLNGTESKGVDSLLEGIQRPKAVSISNGSGFDFDSVKDDFAKNLKIKYFEPGKIVIEQNSFNSGLYYVIDGSLDVECNKASGRDNKIVTVKRGSIPQGGLGGYLSSILGIKALTTLKASSKGVILACIHKYDWARLMDKYYQLQLPLACRYKSLLSKEILTIDFALEWCHIQAGDVLAAEGDQANGFHIILSGRFRVVQSKSQNSTKDMLDGNGKIGDEFNVLGEYGHGESIGEVEVLTASRRATSLIAVRDSETARIPRTLFEILSSQNPSIMVKVSRIVAAKVASAQNDLRIKNSLSSTITVPQTNSSTPFQSPSSHISGNYKTITVLPTVNGLPVREFATKLVNSLEIIGRKVIALDQSTILTHLGRHAFDDSLSQLKLSGFFATLEEEYETIVYICDSTVRSSWTSTCISQGDCILLLANAQDYDVAVSVGEFEKLLIKYRTTARTDLCLLHPEKFVPYGSTSIWLKDRNWVQGHHHIQMTIANSIGNEPLKKKSIIEDIALKISERTNQNIKQRFEIVRSRLSRNSRLNKTEKASTAVEPYKNDFLRLARILSNEAIGLVLGGGGARGISHLGVVTALERHGIPVDIIGGTSIGSFVGGLYGLEYNSVSIYGKVKKFAKRVSSYWLSLFDLTLPVTSYLSGYEFNRGIWKVLGFSELEDSWIKFYCNSTNITNSTMDIHEYGIMWRFIRASMSLAGLLPPIAYNGCMLLDGGYLDNLPVLEMKRRGAKYIMAVDVGSVDDRSPMNYGDTLSGIWVVFNRWNPFSKHPNVPNMMDIQSRLAYVASVNALEIAKRTPGVYYMRPPIEEFGTLDFGKFEVIYKVGLDYAEEILTQWENEGKLPKIVGRIKHSGTSSSERPGLFRRNSL
- a CDS encoding uncharacterized protein (COG:E; EggNog:ENOG503NX3X) → MSYPMSEDDDVSEFERLESTLPEALKRSSSSLIDLLQNNENISLPTARNPRESMKDKLYQKLSAGRESSPVPLPKPKFNEDIHKPAMNSQQSSTGVLWVTERANEYGFGQTDEEDKKWANLGQGAPEHGDTIPGSFKRPTSIPIPDKSKEYAPTAGIKPLREAVAHYYNETYRLTKQSKYTWKNVCIVPGGRAGLTRIASIIKDCYLSFFLPDYTAYAEMLSLFKNFSPIPVPLNEQDNYNFHLNLIKNELKRGVSALLTSNPRNPTGRCLTKHQLHQLHKMCREKCLLIMDEFYSHYYYDDGCTGSSISSAEFIEDVNKDPVLILNGLTKAFRLPGWRTCWILGPEDYINALSSAGSYLDGGSNSPFQYAAIEMLEPLKVRNEMKALQIHFKMKRDYVLARLKKMGFNINETNTPNSTFYLWLNLSHLPHKLSNCLGFFHECLHEKVIVVPGFFFLINPQNLSHLEDVIWYNYVRISYGPELHYLELGMDGIERILNRFNCLPYDP